Proteins encoded in a region of the Marmota flaviventris isolate mMarFla1 chromosome 3, mMarFla1.hap1, whole genome shotgun sequence genome:
- the LOC114085705 gene encoding tripartite motif-containing protein 60-like has translation MEFTTVLADLHKEANCPICLKCLKNPVTIHCGHNFCLSCISVCWKDLKNSFPCPLCHFHCPERKFRQNYQLSNLTEIAKLLPLRRSKRKRQEGKFICEKHKQALTFFCQKDLEVLCPQCRFSIDHQHHTIWPVKKAALYHREKLECYIDPWKERVEQIEKTISMQSRKSLEVKKKVERRREELKSEFEQIALFLQNEHETALRQLQDEEMDISEKLQENLTQLSDHASSLKYLLKEIESKYVKSEVKLLENVKSIYHRYETSKCPETFSFKLKDYVYQLPPQYSGLSRIIKQFHVDIVLDPETAHRNLIISEDRKSVQYGSIKIRPDHSRRFYLCPAVLGSEGFHSGRQYWQVEVKDKPEWIVGVCKHTLYRRRKIQRKTVVVQDGLWGIGHCSQTNYVALGSEEISILPKVTPSKIGVFLDSEMGEVSFYNMDDRALLYTFDDDFTETLWPYFCTGTDSKPLKICTVTDSDW, from the coding sequence ATGGAGTTTACAACTGTCCTGGCAGACCTCCACAAGGAGGCTAACTGTCCCATCTGTCTGAAGTGCTTGAAAAACCCAGTGACGATCCATTGTGGGCATAACTTCTGCCTGTCCTGCATCAGTGTGTGCTGGAAGGATCTAAAGAATAGTTTCCCCTGCCCTTTATGCCACTTTCACTGTCCAGAAAGGAAGTTCAGGCAGAATTACCAGCTGAGTAACTTGACTGAAATTGCTAAGCTACTCCCATTACgaagaagcaagagaaaaagacaggaaggaaagtTTATATGTGAGAAGCACAAACAAGCTCTGACTTTTTTCTGTCAGAAAGACCTAGAGGTTTTATGTCCGCAGTGCCGTTTCTCCATTGATCACCAGCATCACACTATTTGGCCTGTAAAGAAGGCTGCCCTCTATCACAGGGAAAAATTGGAGTGCTACATTGACCCATGGAAGGAGAGAGTGGAACAAATTGAAAAAACGATTAGTATGCAAAGTAGAAAATCCCTGGAAGTGAAGAAAAAGGTAGAACGTAGGAGAGAAGAGCTCAAATCTGAATTTGAACAAATTGCATTGTTTCTCCAAAACGAGCATGAGACTGCTCTTAGGCAACTACAAGATGAAGAGATGGATATTTCAGAGAAACTGCAGGAAAACTTGACACAGCTTTCAGATCATGCCTCCTCATTAAAATATCTGTTGAAGGAGATAGAGAGCAAATATGTAAAATCAGAAGTGAAATTACTGGAAAATGTTAAGAGTATCTACCACAGATATGAAACCTCAAAATGCCCTGAAACTTTTTCATTCAAATTAAAAGATTATGTTTACCAGCTTCCTCCACAATATTCTGGCCTAAGTAGAATTATCAAGCAATTTCACGTAGATATAGTTCTAGATCCTGAAACAGCCCATCGGAACCTTATTATCTCTGAAGACAGAAAAAGTGTGCAGTATGGAAGTATAAAAATAAGACCTGATCATTCCAGAAGATTTTATCTCTGCCCAGCTGTTCTAGGTTCTGAGGGATTTCATTCTGGCAGACAGTACTGGCAGGTAGAAGTGAAAGACAAGCCTGAATGGATTGTGGGTGTCTGTAAACACACTCTTTATAGAAGAAGGAAGATTCAAAGAAAAACAGTTGTAGTACAGGATGGATTATGGGGAATTGGGCATTGTAGTCAGACTAATTATGTTGCATTGGGTTCTGAGGAAATTAGTATTCTCCCAAAAGTTACACCTAGTAAGATTGGTGTTTTTTTAGACTCCGAAATGGGTGAGGTTTCCTTTTATAATATGGATGATAGAGCTCTTCTCTATACTTTTGATGATGATTTTACAGAAACGCTTTGGCCTTATTTCTGCACTGGAACTGACTCAAAACCTCTTAAAATCTGTACAGTAACAGATTCTGATTGGTGA